Proteins encoded by one window of Macaca mulatta isolate MMU2019108-1 chromosome 10, T2T-MMU8v2.0, whole genome shotgun sequence:
- the PSMA7 gene encoding proteasome subunit alpha type-7, translated as MSYDRAITVFSPDGHLFQVEYAQEAVKKGSTAVGVRGRDIVVLGVEKKSVAKLQDERTVRKICALDDNVCMAFAGLTADARIVINRARVECQSHRLTVEDPVTVEYITRYIASLKQRYTQSNGRRPFGISALIVGFDFDGTPRLYQTDPSGTYHAWKANAIGRGAKSVREFLEKNYTDEAIETDDLTIKLVIKALLEVVQSGGKNIELAVMRRDQPLKILNPEEIEKYVAEIEKEKEENEKKKQKKAS; from the exons ATGAGCTACGACCGCGCCATCACCGTCTTTTCGCCCGACGGCCATCTCTTCCAAGTGGAGTACGCGCAGGAGGCGGTCAAGAAGGGCTCGACCGCG GTTGGTGTTCGAGGAAGAGACATTGTTGTTCTTGGTGTGGAGAAGAAGTCAGTGGCCAAACTGCAGGATGAAAGAACAGTGCGGAAGATCTGTGCTTTGGATGACAATGTCTGCATGGCCTTTGCAG GCCTCACCGCCGATGCAAGGATAGTCATCAACAGGGCCCGGGTGGAGTGCCAGAGCCACCGGCTAACTGTGGAGGACCCGGTCACTGTGGAGTACATCACCCGCTACATCGCCAGCCTGAAGCAG CGTTATACGCAGAGCAATGGGCGCAGGCCGTTTGGCATCTCTGCCCTCATTGTGGGTTTCGACTTTGATGGCACTCCTAGGCTCTATCAGACTGACCCATCGGGCACATACCATGCCTGGAAG GCCAATGCCATAGGCCGGGGTGCCAAGTCAGTACGCGAGTTCCTGGAGAAGAACTATACTGATGAAGCCATTGAAACAGATGATTTGACCATTAAGCTGGTGATCAAGGCGCTCCTGGAA GTGGTTCAGTCAGGTGGCAAAAACATTGAACTTGCTGTCATGAGGCGAGATCAACCCCTCAAG ATTTTAAATCCTGAAGAAATTGAGAAGTATGTTGctgaaattgaaaaagaaaaagaagaaaacgaaaagaagaaacaaaagaaagcatcATGA
- the LOC144331581 gene encoding uncharacterized protein LOC144331581 produces MRRGREDTGGRCASYGAELPNDALQMGIGRRPSVPPSSAPRSSGRRGSPGRGPRHLRAPGGRPAPFSTPQAELRKRVSPAARLRHRDWLRSATSPRPGPEGSPCARHGPGLFPARAADSEDSALGGRHPPASARPPAPRAPARGTRRPNKVGAGSPGSAPHTARCPLARRRGTRGRAPGRRPGSRPPGCAPALFAPCARQLPAPRPRERPPSAPPPGAAAPAR; encoded by the coding sequence ATGCGGCGTGGCCGCGAGGATACGGGTGGGCGGTGCGCTTCTTACGGGGCCGAGCTGCCTAACGATGCCCTCCAAATGGGCATTGGGAGGCGTCCCTCTGTGCCTCCATCGTCCGCGCCTCGCTCCAGCGGCAGAAGGGGCAGCCCTGGCCGCGGGCCCCGCCATCTCCGTGCGCCCGGAGGCCGGCCCGCGCCCTTCTCCACTCCCCAAGCTGAGCTCAGAAAGCGAGTGTCGCCCGCCGCCCGCCTTCGCCACCGAGACTGGCTGCGGAGCGCGACGAGCCCTCGCCCCGGCCCCGAGGGGTCCCCGTGCGCCCGGCACGGCCCAGGACTGTTCCCAGCGCGCGCCGCGGACTCGGAGGACAGCGCGCTCGGGGGCCGGCACCCTCCAGCGTCCGCCCGGCCCCCAGCGCCCCGTGCCCCGGCCCGAGGGACCCGCCGCCCCAACAAAGTTGGCGCAGGCTCTCCGGGGAGCGCCCCCCACACGGCCCGGTGCCCGCTGGCGCGCAGGCGTGGAACGCGGGGACGGGCACCGGGCCGCCGTCCGGGTTCGCGGCCGCCCGGCTGCGCCCCGGCTTTGTTCGCGCCCTGCGCCCGCCAGCTGCCCGCGCCCCGGCCCCGCGAGCGCCCGCCCTCAGCCCCGCCGCCCGGCGCCGCCGCCCCGGCCCGG